The following is a genomic window from Thaumasiovibrio subtropicus.
TATTGCCGACTTAGTTGCCAGCATAAAATAAGACCGGATACACTCTGGTCTCTATTTTGACGTTTTTGCCGGAGATTTTAACGGAATAGCTTCGGCGCTAGGGCATTCATGAAACTCTTCAGATCTTTCAATCGCTTACAGCACGTGTTGATGATGGCATTTTTGGTGATCAGTATCACACCACTGACACTGACTGCCCTGTTTTTCCTCAACTCGCACATCTCAGACCTCGAAAACCAGACCTTTAACCACCTCACCCTGCTTCGAGATAACAAATCTCGTCAAATCGAGCGCTATTTTGACAACAAAAAGCAAGAAGCACAGGCGTTCGCCAGTTCAGAGCTGGCCAATGCCAGTGGCGGGCGGTTTTATGGTTTGATTGGCGCATTTAACCAACTCGCCAACACGGAAGAAGATGCGCGAGATATTGCGCAGAGTGATTACATTAAGGGCGTGCTCACCGGGAAAGAGGTCGATCTCAGCACGGAAGGTAATCTCTATATTGCTAACCAACGCTATCGCTTGATCCACAAACGCTATCACACCGCGTTTGAGGACTACCTCTCTCGCTCTGAATTTAAAAATATCTATCTGGTCGACATAAACGGCAATGTTGGCTATTCGGTGACCAAAGACCACCTGTTTGGGGAAAATTTACTAGAAGGTGAGTTTGCACAGACTGCGCCCGGGCAGACTTTTGCCAACATCCAAGCGATGACAGATAAAGAGGACGAGCTGGAAAGCAAAGGGCCCTTTGTGTTTACTGACTTCAGCTATGACGTCAATTTAAAAATGAACGTGGCTTGGCTTGCTGCACCGGTTATTCAACAAGGTTATCTGCACAGTTACATTCTCTTTAAGCTACCAACCACAGGGATGGACCAGCTCATCGATGAAAAAGTAGAAGAGCTGAGCTACATCAACACTGTTTTAATCGGTCAAGACAATGTCCTTCGCGCCCACAACTTAGCCGAGATGCCTGAACTCCCCTCAATGGATTACATGGCGGCACTAGTTAACAAGTCCGCGCAAGTGGAGCGTCTTAACAGTCTATCTGGACTTCCCGTATTAAGTGCCTACACCCCAGTGGATATTCTTGGCAACCCTTGGATACTGATGGTAGAACTGCCCGAGAAAGAGGCGTTTGCACATATAGAACAGCTGGAAAAAGTCTTCCTCGTCGCGATGACAGCCGCCATCGTACTGGTTATCTTGGTCTCTCACTGGTTATCTAACTCCATTACCGCGCCCCTGCTGCGCCTTACTTGGGCTGCAGAGCGTGTTTCGGCTGGCGATCTCGATCAGGACATTGATGGCACAGACCGACCCGATGAAATTGGCCGACTTGCGATAAGCTTCGCGCGAATGCAACGCTCTGTACGCGAAAAATTACTCCTCATCCGCGAGCAAAATAGCGAACTTGAGAACAACATTCAGCTTATCCAACAGAAAAACCAAGAGCTCGAAACCGCCGACAAACTCAAAGATGACTTCCTTGCGACGACTTCCCATGAACTCCGTACCCCGCTGCATGGCATGATTGGTATCGCCGAGTCGTTGCAAGCCGGAATTAATGGTCCAGTGCCGACCCAGCAATTGCAGCAGCTACAGATGATCATTAATAGTGGGCAGCGCTTGAGTAACTTAGTGGACGATCTGCTTGATTACCACAAGATGCGCTATGGCAACCTCGAGATGAACCAGCATGCCGTTGATGTCAGCACCGCGGTGCGCTTAGTGCTTGAGCTCTCTCAACACCTCTTGGGGGATAAACCGGTACGCATCATCAATCAAATCCCTAATGACCTGCCCTTGATCAGTGCTGATGAGCAGCGTTTAGAGCAGGTGCTATACAACTTGGTTGGTAACGCCATCAAATACACCACGGAAGGTAAGATAGTATTGTCTGCGGATGTCCTTGATAACCAAGTGCGCGTGCAGGTTGTCGACACAGGGCAAGGGATTCCAGCAGAAGAGTTGGAGCACATCTTTGAGCCGCTCATTCAAGCCTCAACCTACAGTAGCCGTTACCGTCAGGGCACTGGCCTTGGCCTCACGATCAGCCGTCAGTTGATTGAGCTGATGGGCGGACACTTGTATGTCAGCAGCCAACCTATGGTCGGCGCGACATTTAGCTTCACCTTAAATCGCGCGACCGATGAGCAAAAAGCGAATTCACCAGCCCTCGCTCACCATTTCAATGCACCTCAGCTAGAGAATTCAGCCGTCGAGGAATGCCAGCAAGAGCATGAAAACAGCGATGGGGATCTGATTCTCGTTGTCGATGATGAGCCGGTAAATTTGCAGATCGTCACCAACTACCTGCGGATGTCAGGTTATCGCGTGATGACCGCAGAAGGCGGTGTCCAAGCCTTAGCGTTGATTGAAAAAGAGAAGCCGAAGGCGCTGTTACTTGATGTCATGATGCCGGAACTAAATGGCTATGAAGTGTGTGCCCGCTTACGTGCTAACAGCGAAACGGAAGCACTACCTATCATCATGCTTTCCGCACTTAGCCAGCCACAAGACCGCATTAAGGGCTTTGAGGTCGGTGCGAGTGATTACTTACATAAGCCCTTTAACAAAGAGGAGCTACTTGCTCGAATCCACGCGCATTTGCGTGCTGCACGCATGCTAGAAGAGCAAGAGGCGAATCAACGCCTCCTCAGTGAGATTGAGCACCGAAAACAAGTGGAGCAAGGGTTACTGGATACCCAAAGCAAACTGCTTAACCTGCTAGAATCGACGGCAGAGGCGATTGTTTGTATTCAAGAAGATGGCCGCATCCGCTATGCCAACCTTGCAGCCGCGCAGCTTCTCAATACCCCCGCAGAGATCTTAGAGCGTCTTAATATCCAAGATTACATCACAGATAGCTCGCAGCTTGAGCAATGGGGAGAAGTTGAAACCTTGCACTTCCAGCTCCAGGGCACGCTGCATTCTTGGCCTGCGAACTTGCTGCCGATGCCTGAAGCTTCAGGGCTACACATGATGATTGTGTTGTCTCAGATGGGACCATCAAACCAATATCGGGTCGAAATGCTCGAAAATGCACTTCAGGTCTTGTCTGAATTCGCTTTTGATGGCGATAAATCGAACCTTCAACAGCTTCGTGAGCTGGGTGGCGAGTTTACTCGTCTCGCTGACAAGTTGAGCCAAGACGAGAAGAGTAAAGCAGACCTCATTCGGGAGCTCTCCGTCAAAGCGATGAACGAGTGCTTGGTGCTGTGGGAAGGGAATACAGGTAAAACAAAGTTTGCCCTCGCAGAAGAGAGTGGTCTATGGCGCGTCTATCTCGACCGAAGCACGCTACAGACACGGACGCTAGACAAGTATCTGCATATCGATACCCTGCCCAAATCACCCCGTTGGCGTACCGTGCTCAACACCCTTAACTACGTCTTAGATCGCGTAGAGCAGCCGTCACCAGAACGCGCTCAACTCGAGTCTTACCGAGACAAACTGCATCACTATATGCAGCACTAGTCGAAGCGCTCATCAAAACACGAGTAAAAGCAATAATCCAAACTAAAGCGCCATTATGGCGCTTTTTTTTAGCCCTTCAGCCTGCCTTCACTCTGCCTAAGCGACCTCAAAAGTGAGCATGTCTTTGTGACTCTTTGCTCCGTTCTATGCTTTGTATTCATACCTGATAAACGCTCCGTATTCATGCCTAATAAGCGTACGGCAGCATCCGCTTGAGGCCATTTCACTCATCCTCAACGCCAAAATGGTCATCTAACTATCTAGCATCTATCGCATTCAAAACGAGGCAAAACAGCGCTATTTTGATAGCAAAATAAGTTCCAAACCACTTCGTTTTTTGTATGTTTCAGCTGCAGATCTAGCGACGATTGTTATCAATTTTCGACTTAGTCAGATTTAAATTAAGGTTATGAGAAGCAACTCACAACATTTTCACCCTTCATAATTTCCGGAATAAAATAACAACGGTTCTCATTTATAAACAGATCACACAAATGTCAGACCCTTGTCATAAGCCTTGCTGAAAAGGACCATCAGGGTTAGCGAATACTAACCTGAAACATTCTATCTACAAGATTAACATGAGGTACTTCACAAAACAGAGTGGGTAAAAAATAAGCAATAATATGCATTTTAACGAAAATGACGTTGCGGTAACGTGTTTTGACGTTTTTAACGGGATGCTCAATTGACGATTTACCCAGCAAGTAGTTTCCTTAACAGTGCTTGGGCTTGTAGGCCATTTCTCATCGCATCACTAACGAAGAGAAAACAAGCTCAAGAAGTGGCCGGATTACATGCCACTTACTCATAAGTGAAACATAAGCACAGAGTTAAGGAACAGCTATGCTTGCCAATAAAACTAAAATTGCTTTAGCAGTACTTGCAGCATCAACTGCACTAACTGCGCCACAAGTTTCTGCTGCGCGCAGTGAACTGACTGTAGTACCAAACTTTTACCCTACAATGGTACGTAACTTTAACCCGTACCTAGCAACTAACCTACACACAACTTCTGAGTTCATCTATGAGCCGCTAGTTATCTTCAACGAAATGAAAGGTAACGAGCCAGTTATGCGTCTTGCTGAATCTTACAGCTTGGCTGATGACTTGATGAGCGCAACCTTTAAGATCCGTAAAGGCGTTAAGTGGTCTGACGGTCAAGCATTCACTGCTGACGACATCGTGTTCACTTACGGCATGATCAAAGAGAAGACTGAGCTAGACCAAACTGGTATCAACAACTGGATTGCGTCAGTAGAGAAAGTGAGCGATCACGAAGTCGTGTTCAAGTTCACTGAAGCGAACTCTAACGTACCATACGAGATTTCTCGTGTTGCTATCGTACCTCAGCACGTATGGAAAGACGTTAAAGACCCAGCGACCTTCACCAACGAAAACCCAGTTGGTACTGGTGCGTTTACTGAAATCGACACCTTTACTCCTCAGCTATACATCCAGTGTCGTAACCCACAATACTGGGATGCAGCGAACCTAGACGTTGACTGTCTACGTGTTCCTCAAATCGCAGATAACGATCAGCTACTTGGTATGATCATCAACTCTGAGCTGGACTGGACAAGTTCGTTCGTTCCTGATGTTGACCGTACTTACGCTGCTGCGAACCCGAACCACAAATACTGGTATCCGCCAGCGGGTACTCAAGCGTTCATGTTGAACTACAAAACACCGAACGCAGGTAACAACGAAGCGATCAACAGCATTGATTTCCGTCGTGCATTCTCAATGTCTCTTGACCGTCAAACTATCATCGATATCGCATTCTACGGTAGCGGTGTAGTGAATGACTTCGCTTCTGGTCTTGGCTACGCATTTGAGTCTTGGTCAAACGAAGAGACTCACAACAAGTACAAGCCATACATGACTTACGATGTAGATGGCGCGAAAGCACTACTTGCGAAAGCTGGCTTTAAAGATACTAATGGTGACGGTTTCGTAGAAACTCCATCTGGTAAGAAGATCGACCTAGCTATTCAATCTCCAAATGGCTGGACTGACTTCAACAACACTGTACAGCTTGCTGTTGAGCAACTTGCAGAAGTTGGTATTAAAGCAACTGCACGTACTCCAGACTTCTCAGTTTATAACCAATCTATGACTGAAGCGTCTTACGATGTTGCATACACCAACTACTTCCACGGTGCGGATCCACACGTATACTGGAACTCTTCTTACAACTCTGCGTTGCAAGACGGTGACGGTAACCCACGTTTCGCACGTCACTACTTCGAAAACGAGAAGCTAGACCAGCTGCTAGACAGCTTCTACAAGACTGCTGATCGTTCAGAGCAAGTTAAGATTGCACACCAAATTCAGGAAGTGATTGCTTCTAACCAAGTAACCATCCCTGTTATGTCTGGTGCGTACAACTTCCAGTACAACGAAACTCGCTTTACTGGTTGGTGGAACGAAGACAATCCGAAAGGCCGTCCAATGGTATGGGCTGGTATCGGTGAGCGTGTTCTACAAGTACTTGACCTGAAACCTAAGAAGTAACCAACTAAATTGCGGTGCGCGCCCTTGCGCACCGCCACTTCCCCCACTCTTTATTGAATTTATGGCGCTCTGCGTCAGGGGGTTTTACGTCCTTAATCCGATGCAAATTGGATGGCAGAGGTGTGAGTTATGGGATTTTTTCTAAGACGTTTATCTTTTTATTTGATGGCTTTGCTTTTTGCAGCAACGCTTAACTTTATTATTCCGCGGGCAATGCCAGGTGACCCAGTTACCATGATGTTTGCCAACGCTAGCGTGCAGGTAACACCAGAACGTATCGCAGCAATGAAAGAGTTGCTCGGTTTCGTTGATGGCCCTATTTATATTCAGTACCTAACCTACATTAAAAGTATCTTTACTTGGGAACTGGGTATTTCCGTCGCGACCTATCCACAGACGGTTAACGACATTCTTGCAGGTTCTGTAGGTTGGTCTCTTTTCCTTGCAGGTACGGCTGTAATCTTGTCTTTCTGCTTGGGGTCCATCTTCGGTATCTTCGCGGCGTGGAAGCGTGGCTCAAAATATGATGCCTTTATCTCCCCAGCAATGCTTGCCGTTCAAGCCGTTCCCGCGCTTGTTACCGCCATCCTTGTTATGTTTACTTTCGCGGTAGGGACCCGCTGGTTCCCGACTGGTTATGCTTACACACCAGGTATGCTACCTGATTGGACAAGCTGGGAGTTCTATAAGACGGTGGCTTACCACGCCGTACTACCCTTGTTCTGTGCAACCATCATTCAGATTGGTGGCTTCCTGATCAACATGCGTAACAACATGATTAACCTATTGAATGAAGACTACATCACCATGGCGAAAGGTAAGGGCCTGAGTGAAAACCGTGTCGTCTTCAACTACGCAGCGCGAAATGCCCTACTGCCTTCTGTTACTGCACTTTCTATGGCGCTAGGTATGGCGATTGGTGGTCAGCTGATTATCGAAATCGTCTTTAACTACCCGGGTCTAGGTACCGTTTTGCTTAACGCGATTAACGCGCGTGACTACCAGGTACTGCAAGGACAACTGTTCATTATGACCATCTTCATGCTGTTCTTTAACCTGTTGGCAGACCTGGCATACGTATTCCTGGATCCTCGCCTTCGTAAGGGAGGTAAATAATCATGAAAGCACTTTGGAAAATCCTGCGTGGTAACCCGAAGGCAATGTTCGGCACCTTTATTGTCGGCGCCTTTATCCTAGCAGCTATCTTTGCGCCACTTTTGACCTCTCATGCGCCTAACAAGCGTGTCGGTACACCGCATGAGCATCCGTCATTTGTGTATAAAGCAGCACTATCAAATCATGATGGCTGGATCGCAACGACACTAGGTGGCCACGTTGCAGAAGACATTAAGAACGAAAACCGTCGTACCATCAGCATTGCGAAGAAAGCAGACCATGTTCTCGGTACGTCTCGTATGGGTCGTGACATCTGGTCACAACTTGTTTACGGCACACGTATCTCACTCGGTGTAGGTTTCGGTGCGGGTCTGGTGGTTTGTTTCCTCGCTACCATTATCGGTATTTCAGCTGGTTACTTTGGTGGACGCGTGGATGACATCTTAACCGCTGCCATGAACATCATGCTGGTAATACCGCAATTCCCACTGCTGTTTGTTATCGCGGCCTTTATCGGTCAAGCGGGGCCACTGACTATCGCGGTGGTAATCGGTTGTACCTCCTGGGCATGGGGCGCACGTGTTGTCCGCTCCCAAACCATGTCGCTACGTGAAAAAGAATTTGTAAAAGCTGCTGAAGTACTGGGTGAGTCATCATGGCGCATCATCTTCGTTGAACTGCTGCCTAACCTTATCTCTATCGTTGGTGCTAGCTTCATCGGTTCGGTGATGTACGCAATCATGATGGAATCTACGCTGTCGTTCCTAGGTCTAGGTGACCCGAACGCAGTGAGCTGGGGCACCATGCTTTATAACGTGCGTACCTCTTCTTCTATGTTGGTTGGCGCTTGGTGGGAAGTTGTCGCACCGTGTCTCGCGCTTATCTTTGTTGCTATCGGTCTTGCGATGCTGAACTTTGCTGTCGACGAAATTGCTAACCCGCAGTTACGTGCACAAAAAGGCATGAAGCGCTGGGCGAAAATGCAGAAAGAAAGAGAAGTTGAAAACGAGAAAAGTGAAAACGCGATTCCTAACAATGCAGCATGGAGCGGTGACAAATGAGCAAGCAAGAACCATTAGTTTCAATCCGCAACCTGTGTGTGGATTACATTACTGACGCGGGCGATGTCCGCGCAGTAAACAACGTAAGCTTCGATATTGGCAAAGGTGAAGTGTTTGGTTTGGCTGGTGAGTCAGGCTGTGGTAAGTCAACGGTTGCCTTCTCACTGATGCAACTGCATAAGCCACCAGCATTTATCACTGGCGGTGAGATCTTCTTCGATGGCGAAGACATCCTGAAGTACTCAGAGCAACAAGTTAGCGACTTCCGTTGGAAAGAAATGTCTATGGTATTCCAGAGCGCGATGAACGCGCTCAACCCAGTACTTACCATGGAAGAGCAATTTTGTGACGTGATTATGCGTCACACTAACATGACCCGCGAGCAGGCTATTCGCCGCGCGGAAGGTCTATTGGAAATCGTCGATATCCACCCAAGCCGTCTACGCGATTACCCGCACCAGTTCTCTGGTGGTATGCGTCAGCGTCTTGTTATCGCGATCGCCCTAGCGCTAAATCCGAAAATGATCGTCATGGACGAGCCAACCACCGCTTTGGATGTGGTGGTTCAACGTGAAATCCTACAGAAGATTTATGCCCTTAAAGAAGAGTTTGGCTTCTCTATTCTGTTCATTACTCATGACTTGTCATTGATGGTCGAGTTCTCTGACCGTATCGGCATCATGTACTCAGGACAGTTAATCGAAGTTGCACCATCTAAGCAGATTCTAGAAACCCCGTATCACCCGTATACAGAAGGGTTAGGTAACTCGTTCCCACCATTGACTGGTCCTAAGACACGTCTTACTGGTATTCCGGGTAACCCACTGAACTTGCTGGAAATCCCACAAGGGTGCCGCTTCCAGGCGCGTTGTAGTAAAGCACACGATGCTTGCTTCAGTAAGCCAACCCAGCTACAGCAGATTGAACCTGGCCGTTTATCTAACTGCCACCTGTTCACAAATCGCTAAAGCTTTACCAGTAGACCTAAGGAAACAATGATGAGCTTACCTACTACAAAACCAATAATTGAAGGCAAAAACCTGGTAAAAGACTTTCCGATTAACTCTAACTCTCTAAAGAGCTCAAGGATGCGTGCCATCAATGATGTCTCTTTCAAGATGTACAAGAGCCGCGGCCTCTCCGTGGTCGGTGAATCTGGATCAGGTAAATCTACAACTGCGAAAATGATTGCGAAAATGTATGCGCCTACGCAAGGCCATATCGAGTACTTCGGTCGCGACATTGCAGACATCAATAAAAAAGCGGACCTGATGGAATACCGTCAGGGCGTTCAAATGGTATGGCAAGACCCGTTCGGCTCGCTGAACCCTACCCACACCATTTTTCACCACATTGCGCGTCCACTGCTCATTCACAACAAAGTATCAGGCAACAAGAAAGAACTTGAAGAGCGCGTTTATGACTTACTCGAGCAAGTGGGCCTTATTCCACCGAAAGAGACAGCTCAAAAATACCCGCACCAGCTTTCTGGTGGCCAACGTCAGCGCGTTAATTTAGCCCGTAACATCGCGGTTGGTGCTGAAGTGGTACTGGCTGATGAGCCAACCTCAATGCTGGATGTCTCTATCCGTGCAGGTGTACTTAACCTGATGGAAGAGATGAAGTTTGAGCGTGAAATGGCACTGCTGTACATCACGCACGACATCGCGACGGCTCGCTACATCGCCGAAGATCTTGCGGTCATGTACGTCGGTCACATGGTTGAGTGGGGCGATACGGAAGAGATCATCCACGATCCACAACACCCATATACTCAGCTCCTTGTCTCCGCTGTTCCGGATCCGAAAAAATCGATCCACGAAAAGCTAAAAGGTAATAAAGGTGAGATCCCACTGTGGACGCCAGAATCAATGGGTTGTCCATTTGCCGGTCGTTGCCAACAAGCGACTGACAAGTGTCGCGAGCAACTACCGGGTGTCACCCAGCTATCTGAAAACCACTTCGTTCGCTGTTACTTGTACGAAAACTAGGAGTCACCATGCAGCTGTTAACTAACCACATCGGCTACGAACGTCTAGGCCCAAAACACGCCGTTATTACTGGTGAGTTTGCCCCCGACCAGCAGGTTGAAGTGCGTAATGCCGACGATCATCGTGTTGTGTTACAGCTGCCCCTCACGGCGGGTGGTCAAGTTGCCGAATGGCATACAGGCCATCACGCAGTTGTCAATTTTGACAGCCTTGAAACGGAAGGGGATTACTATCTACAAATGGGAGCCGAGCGCTCCCATACTTTCCGAATTGCCGAGGGGCTATTGATGCAACGTACCTTCTCGGATCTGTTGCACTATTTCAAATCTCAGCGCTGCACTGGCCGTTTCGAAGAAGCCGATCGCAACGCACCTATTTTTGGCAGCGACAAGACCGTTGATGTCCGTGGTGGCTGGTATGATGCCTCGGGGGATGTCAGCAAGTACCTTAGTCATCTGTCTTATGCCAACTTCCTGAATCCACAACAAACACCAATGGTGGTGTGGAACATGTTGGAAGCGCTACACATTTCCGATGACATGCCCGCTTTCACCCAAGCCCGTCTGCTCGATGAAGCCCTCTTTGGCTGCGAGTTTCTGAAGCGTCTTCAAGCCAGTGATGGCTACTTCTATATGACGGTATTTGATAAGTGGAGCAAAGACATCACGCAACGTGAAGTGTGTGCCTATGAAACCCAACTCGGACATAAGTTCGACAACTATCAAGCCGGATTCCGTCAGGGTGGCGGTATGACCATTGCAGCACTCGCTAAAGCGGCTGCATTGGAAAACCATCCTGCCTATCAAACACTTTATGGCTCGCAACCTGAGCCACTTAATGATTATCTCACTGCTGCTGAGCTGGGTTACTGGCACTTGCGTGAGCACAATCTCGCATACTTAGACGATGGTGAAGAAAACATCATCGATGAATACTGTGCCTTAGTGGCAGCAGTGGAACTGTATCGTGCGACGCAACATGAGCGTTACCTCAGCGAATCTCGCCAATGGGCGCAGCGCCTGTCTGCACGTCAAGCCAGTGACGAAAATCAAACACATTTTTGGTTAGCCAACGACACACGTCCGTATTATCACGCGGCGGAAGCGGGCTTACCTGTCATCGCATTAATGCAATACCTGCAAATTGAAACAGACGAAGAGCGCTGCGCGGATATCGCGACTATCGTCACGCAGGCACTGCAATTTGAAATCAACATCACCCGTGAAGTGCACAACCCATTTGGGTATCCACGTCAATACACCCAAGCGGTCGATGGCGACAAACAGAGCCAGTTCTTCGTGCCACATAATAACGAGTCTGGCTACTGGTGGCAGGGCGAGAATGCACGCATCGCCTCGCTTGCAGCCATGGCTTATCAAGCCATCGACGTCGTCAACAATGCCGAGCTGCAAACCGCATTACGCGAGTATGGCGCTAGCTGCTTGAACTGGGTGGTGGGACTTAACCCTTATGATATGTCGATGATCGATGGTCACGGCCATAACAATCCTGATTACTTACCGGAGCTCGGCTTCTTTAATGCCCGAGGTGGCGTATGTAACGGCATCACCTCAGGTTTTGAGAATGAAGCTGATATTGCCTTTAAACCTGCCGGACAAAAAGACGACATGCTGCAAAACTGGCGCTGGGGTGAACAATGGATCCCACATGGCGCTTGGTTCTTACTCGCCGTTGCTGCGCAACGTAAGGAGTTTCTACGTGGCTAACTTTAAGTATCTGGTTGGTATCGATGGTGGCGGCACCTCTTGCCGTGCACGCATCACCGATCTCAACGGTCAACTACTCGGCGAAGCCAAAACAGGCAGTGCGAACATCATGCTCGGTGCTGAAGCAGCGATGCAATCGATCCTCGATGCTATTGGCGCTGCGGCACAACAAGCCAACTTATCGACTGATAGCTTTGCAGACATGGCCGTTGGCCTTGCTCTTGCAGGCGCAGAAGAGTTCCAAGCATGGCAAGCCTTTATGGCCCTGCCTCACCCTTTCGCTCACTTAACGCTAAATACGGATGGCTACGGCGCGTGTTTAGGCGCATGGGCAGGAAAAGATGGGGCAATTCTCATTGCAGGCACGGGCTCAGTTGGCTTGATGATCAAAGATGGTCAACAGCATGTGGTCGGTGGTCGAGAGTTCCCGATATCCGATCATGGTAGCGGTGCTATCATGGGGCTTCGCCTCATTCAAGAATCCCTCTTGATCGCAGATGGCATCAAACCCGACTCTCGCTTGGCTCAAGAAGTGTTAGCGCATTTCAATCATGACATTGACGCCATTGTCCGCTGGTCTAAGACAGCGAAGCCGCGTGACTATGGGATGTTCTCTCCGCAGATCTTTCACTACGCCAACTCTGGCGATGCCCTTGCCATTGCGCTACTGAAACAAACTGCACGTGACATTGAAATGTTACTCGATGGCTTGTTCAGTAAAGGGGCAGAAAAAGCATGTTTGATGGGCGGTATTGCCGAGCGAATGCATCTTTGGCTTTCGCCACCGTATCAAGCACGTATCGCACAACCACAAGGTGACGCAATGGATGGCGCACTATTGATGGCAGGGAAAAGTCATAACCTCTATAACGTCGAGTGTATGGTATGAATCTCCGCTTAGATCTAACCTTAATCGACAATACCGAGACCGGTAGTCGTCTGGCGCTGAGCTTAAGTAATCTCAGCGACGTTCCTCTCAATGACTGGCAGTTAGAGTTTAGCTATGCCCGTCGCATTAACGTTAGATCACTCAGTCAAGGTGACCTCGAACAAATTGGCAGCTTTTGCCGACTTACCCCCCCTAGTACGTCGCGCAGCCTAGCACCAAATCAGCATTTTTATACTGAGTTTGAGGTCAACCTTCCCCATCTTACTTTGATGATTTATGGCATTCCCTCTGCGGTCATCCGCAGCGGAGAGACTCTGTATCCCGTGCAGGTCACGCCACTCAGTTTGGGACCCGATGCTCATTGCCGTGGCGCCGGGTCTTCTTTAAACGGGAGAGAAACAGCGGCAATTTCCATTATTCCTCAACCAGCGGCGCTGCAAGTATTACAAGGCACTTTCACCCTAGACACCCATTGTGTCATTAGGGGTGACCAAGCAACATCGCCTGCAGCTCGTTGGTTGCAGGAGGAAATAGAGCAACAGTGCAACATCCAGATTTCAACGGGTACCACGTCAGGTGCTGGCAACATTCATGTTGAACAGCGCAGTAAACTCGCCTCGGGCAGCTACGAGCTATTAGTTGAACCAGAAGCGATTTGGATTCAAGCCAGTGATAAAGCGGGTTTCTTTGCCGCCGTCGCCAGCTTG
Proteins encoded in this region:
- a CDS encoding ABC transporter ATP-binding protein gives rise to the protein MSKQEPLVSIRNLCVDYITDAGDVRAVNNVSFDIGKGEVFGLAGESGCGKSTVAFSLMQLHKPPAFITGGEIFFDGEDILKYSEQQVSDFRWKEMSMVFQSAMNALNPVLTMEEQFCDVIMRHTNMTREQAIRRAEGLLEIVDIHPSRLRDYPHQFSGGMRQRLVIAIALALNPKMIVMDEPTTALDVVVQREILQKIYALKEEFGFSILFITHDLSLMVEFSDRIGIMYSGQLIEVAPSKQILETPYHPYTEGLGNSFPPLTGPKTRLTGIPGNPLNLLEIPQGCRFQARCSKAHDACFSKPTQLQQIEPGRLSNCHLFTNR
- a CDS encoding ABC transporter ATP-binding protein, with product MSLPTTKPIIEGKNLVKDFPINSNSLKSSRMRAINDVSFKMYKSRGLSVVGESGSGKSTTAKMIAKMYAPTQGHIEYFGRDIADINKKADLMEYRQGVQMVWQDPFGSLNPTHTIFHHIARPLLIHNKVSGNKKELEERVYDLLEQVGLIPPKETAQKYPHQLSGGQRQRVNLARNIAVGAEVVLADEPTSMLDVSIRAGVLNLMEEMKFEREMALLYITHDIATARYIAEDLAVMYVGHMVEWGDTEEIIHDPQHPYTQLLVSAVPDPKKSIHEKLKGNKGEIPLWTPESMGCPFAGRCQQATDKCREQLPGVTQLSENHFVRCYLYEN
- a CDS encoding glycoside hydrolase family 9 protein, with protein sequence MQLLTNHIGYERLGPKHAVITGEFAPDQQVEVRNADDHRVVLQLPLTAGGQVAEWHTGHHAVVNFDSLETEGDYYLQMGAERSHTFRIAEGLLMQRTFSDLLHYFKSQRCTGRFEEADRNAPIFGSDKTVDVRGGWYDASGDVSKYLSHLSYANFLNPQQTPMVVWNMLEALHISDDMPAFTQARLLDEALFGCEFLKRLQASDGYFYMTVFDKWSKDITQREVCAYETQLGHKFDNYQAGFRQGGGMTIAALAKAAALENHPAYQTLYGSQPEPLNDYLTAAELGYWHLREHNLAYLDDGEENIIDEYCALVAAVELYRATQHERYLSESRQWAQRLSARQASDENQTHFWLANDTRPYYHAAEAGLPVIALMQYLQIETDEERCADIATIVTQALQFEINITREVHNPFGYPRQYTQAVDGDKQSQFFVPHNNESGYWWQGENARIASLAAMAYQAIDVVNNAELQTALREYGASCLNWVVGLNPYDMSMIDGHGHNNPDYLPELGFFNARGGVCNGITSGFENEADIAFKPAGQKDDMLQNWRWGEQWIPHGAWFLLAVAAQRKEFLRG
- a CDS encoding N-acetylglucosamine kinase, which encodes MANFKYLVGIDGGGTSCRARITDLNGQLLGEAKTGSANIMLGAEAAMQSILDAIGAAAQQANLSTDSFADMAVGLALAGAEEFQAWQAFMALPHPFAHLTLNTDGYGACLGAWAGKDGAILIAGTGSVGLMIKDGQQHVVGGREFPISDHGSGAIMGLRLIQESLLIADGIKPDSRLAQEVLAHFNHDIDAIVRWSKTAKPRDYGMFSPQIFHYANSGDALAIALLKQTARDIEMLLDGLFSKGAEKACLMGGIAERMHLWLSPPYQARIAQPQGDAMDGALLMAGKSHNLYNVECMV